The DNA segment AAACAACCACTCTGCATCTGAATGAAGTGAAATACAATACAAGCCATCTGTGAAAAGTTTATTCTGCATGAATAACTTACTAGCTTGCATGTATTTCTCCAGCTGTTCTCTCCTCTGTTCGACCTCAGCAGGGGTCAGTGTGAAGATCTTCTTTGGGGGGAAGGCAGGCACCACATTGCTTCCATATTCTTTCTTTATCTGTTGATGCAAACCACAAGTTGTGAAGCTCGGAGGGAACAAAGAGTCGGCActcttggaaaaaacaaaccctcGCAAACCAGTATTTCTCTGGTTTTAAGAGAAAACAGAGTTTGTTCAAGCAGTCTGCTAGCTACATTCTTATTTTAACAAAGCCATAATTACTGAAAAGAGATTTAAGTTTGAACTATTAAAAATGATAACTTTGCTATAGAACAGCAGTCTTCTGAATTAAGATCTGTGGATTAATTTTTCTAAGAGGTACATTGAGGTTGTTTGAGATGAATCACAGGTTTATTTTAAGCACTGTTTCAACGGCTAGCTGCTGGAGTTTCCGTGcataacaaacacagacacagacacactcacacacgaaCACATCTGGAACGCTGAATGTCTAGTCATTCCAAGTTTACTTTGTCTTCCAGCTTCTTGActcatttctttccattttctatCATCTGAGCACTGGTAGCTTGAACGATTGAAGTCTTACACCATTTGGTGTCTGATCTAAAAATCAAACACGTTTATGTGGTTTAATTTTTAACCTGCATATTGCTGCAGGTATGCTATGATGAAGGCAGACCACAGCGAGTGCTAGAGGAAAAGAGGCGATTTTCACCTCTGCATATTTCCCTGTGGTATTTTAAGTATGCCAGAGGCAGCAACTGGTTACACATACAAATAAGCtttcacagccacacacaccgaGCACAGGTTGCAGATTCATAAAAGTCTGTCACATCTGAAATACATGTGAGCTCATGCGGAGCATTTTTGGCAGAGCTTGTCCTGTTTTTTACTGTTTGCTTTAAACAGGATTTGAATCTAGCACAGATTCTGCCGTGTTGCAAATCATTACAGGAGAAAACACATGagaagcacttaaaaaaaatctaattttctgAGCAATAACTGAGACGAGTGTGTGCACCACAATCAAGTGTGGAGTGTTTTGGGGTCATGAGTATGCCACAGGAAGCCCTTTGGGGTTGATGCTTAAAGATTTGAGTGTGTCTTTCCCACTCCCTGTTGCCAGGCAACAGCAACTGTCAGGATGATAACACAGAGTTGAGGATGGAGATTGTAAAGTTTGGCCCTAGCTCTCTTAGTTTGTAATGTGTATAAGCAAAAGGGGCATTGGGCACTCCTTTAGGGCCATGTTTTATGCTGTTGTATACATTTTAGTGCACAAAGcacttaaaaacacatctttacaagaaagaaaaacacatgtgaaacactgAATACACTAATTGCCTATTAACAGCTCTGAAATATCAGTCTGGCTGTGTGTAAAGCTCAGCTGAGGCAGAGACCAAACAACTCTCAAGAACAGACAACTCAACACTTTCCCaccacatttctttttcagattAAATTCCTTTTCCCAGCAGGTAAAGTGTAAGAAAGGCCAAGAACATTCTTTCCATGtcacacacccccacccacccccctcCATAATACTGTCTATTTACAGCCAATAGCTGGAACTCTTGGAAAAGCGGAAGCCAAAGACTTCAAGGCATCGTAGTCATGATTTAAAGTGACGGGAGGCTGGCGTATCGACCGTATGACACAAATACGAGTAAAAGGTCACCATGGGTGGATGTGATGGCATTTATGTCAGAGCACCACACATAAAAACGTGCTTTGAAGCACACTGACAGTGTGGTTGGTATATTAACATGGCTGAAACCTTACCTGTTCATGGAGGCCAAGAAGTTGGCTATAGCGTACCCGACAGTGCAGCACACCATTGACATGGATGTTGTAGGCCTGTGGGGACAGACATAAGGACAAAGACTAtgtaaaaaaaagcataaagcgAGTGCtgaatttgtttctttaaatgcaCACCCAACAGTGATTTGGTGACTTCAGAGGCATTGTGTTTGCATGGAGGAAATAAAACCACAACCGCTGAAAGACGCTGGAAGAATCAGCATTTACCACCCTGTACCTTTAGCATCAAGTTTCACTACTGATTTCATCTGATTATCCCACTGCAGTGTGCTTCCTCggcttttgttttcttagaCCAAACAAATGAAGTGTGAACTGGATTCAATCATATTCCAGCGACTTCCATCCAAAGAGGAAAACAGAACCTGCTGCACAGTTTTCAATCCAAACCGCTTCGTTTGCCTCATCCAGACATTTAATATAGAGAGAAAGTATTTCATGTGGAATCTTTAACTCCTTCTCTGGAGACACTTTGCTTGTTTTGACAGGAGCTGTCACTGAAAACTCCTCCACAAAACAACCACTTGGAGCTAGCAGACCAAAAATCTGCTTGCCTTCATGTTGAGAGCCAGCCACAGAAAGCAAGGAAGAAATTTTTCATGTCATTAAATACGATAGTAAaccaaatatacataaaaatgtaatgcatCAATTACAGAACAACCTACATGGAATAATCCTATTAGTATTGTGTGAAGAATTATTCTTAAGAATTTGAGAATTATTATTTCCTCCTTCATATGCtaaaacccccccccaaaaaaacccaatcaGCTTCCAGCAGGCTGTGCACAGTGATAAGGGAACAACAAGCTCACTGAGAAGACTTCATATTTGGATATCAAGACATAAACTGCTGTAGTGCTTTAATCCTCTTCCCTTTCTATCTCAATTAATTCTTGCAGTCAACATGGCGGGTCATCTGTCCACACAAAAGGAATTTTACAGTTTCTGACTGCACATGTACATGCTCTTGCTGAACTGCACAAACAATCAAAGGGAAAAACAAGAATATCACGCCAAAAGTTGTTCTTGCAAAAGAGGAAGgcttggacaaaaaaaaaatatgtctgtGTAGGCAGGATCCTGACAGGAAGGAAGAATGAGTATGCAGAATGTCTTGGCTCTAAAAATGCAAaagtgcaacaacaacaaaaaaaaaaaaaatacccgaGTTTTTTTTTGGTGGCTACAAGCAGTTCAACTTGGGGACAGTTCAAGAGGCTGTATATGTTTTCCTCCATATTCCCACACTCATCTTTGTTTCTGCACCCCAAACTCTTACAAATGTATTAAATAGTGTTACATTTTGATCCTAGTTCCTCATCATGTCTAAAAGCTTTTGATTTCATAATCCAGCTGCTAATCTAAAATTTGTGTCATAATAAAGTTTCTTAATAAAGGAGTGAGATGCTGTCTGATCCCATTGCTGTaatcagatcaaaacactgaatgTTCAGTCCTGAGATAGACCAGATTTAATATGAGACGCCCTTATTAGAAACAaaactgtcagtgtttttacttttttcatcactgcccactttaacccctaaAACCATATGTGATCTAATCTTGTGAACCAGTATCTGTGAGAGGATTTCCAAGATACCTGCTACTGTTAGCACATTTTAGGGAacctctctgtgtctctaaGTTTATACATCTGGCTCAGTACATGGAGCCAACTGACACAGCTACACTGTTGAGCACAGCTTTCAtagtttcaaaaaacaaaacaaaaaccaaagtaATACAGACTTtgaataatgaataatgaaCTAGTTTAGAGCTAAGTCTAAACCTGTTCCTCATCCTGAGTAAATGAGTTATCGTCACTTAATGTAACACCAAAGTCTCTTGTTCTCATATccacaaacactaaaaaaatTAGGTTGAAATAAAGGCAGAAGTGTAATAgcggaaaaaaacaacaacccaggAACACTGCCATAAAAAAGAGGCCTTTTTAATTCTAAGAAAGCCCTTTGCAAACGCGGCAAATTCTGCGGCTTACTGGTTCCAAGGTACACAACCCATCTCTCAGTGTTACAATCAAGCAAAGTCCCTTCCTTTCAGCTGGTTATGGGAAGGTCACAGTGACAGTCACAGGACTCCCAGCTGAGAGGTGAAAGGCCTTTGCTTTTCCCACTGGAGTACAGGCTAAAAATGTGCTTGGTTAAGTAGAGATACGTCAGAGAACGACATCAGTGAGGAACGCATGGAGAACACTGTAAAGAGGGAAATAATTCTGAATTATTCGACATGTCCACTACTTCTCTTGGAAagctttttatgtttatttcctAATTCTGTGCCAATTCAAATATTATTATACCTACTCCAAGACTTTCTTCCAAATACACAGTCAAAATGGAAAATACTCATTTACAGGTGTATGACACTGAGAGCAGCCAGAGTAATGTTACATTAAAATCAGAtgatgcagtgtttgtgtttttaagtacacacacacacacacacacacacacacacacacacacacacacacacacacacacacacacacacacacacacacacacaggacaaagggacctgacacacaaaaacacttttaataaATACTATAGACACTGTTTTCTATAAAAATCctgaattattaattatttgttGCACGACATCAACACATGAGGAGAAGCAAACTTGGGAACCGAGAACAGGTTCCAAATGATCTGATCCATCAGAGCTCTGAGCTTTCCAGTTCCATTCATCGATGCTGTCAAGGTTTTCTGACAGTCGCACATTGCTAAACAATGACGTCCCACTCCTGGCAGTGGAGCTCTTGCACATCTGAGTCAGATGCAAACCTTTTTTCTACTCTGTGTTCAGAAATAATGAAACTGTTGTACTTATGCCATAAACCTGCAAAGGCCTACTGCTAGGAACAAATAAGAAAATGGATGAGGAATGGAAGCACAATTCATAATGACATCTTTAAAATCATTATCCATCTCAACTTGAACCCAAGCAGTTTTCTGGCAACTTGCAATCACCAATAGATCATATTTATCGTCTCTGTCCAAATAATCAAGCAACACAAGGAAGAAATCTTTTGAGTTGACGCAAACTTTGAGAAATAAACACTACATCTGGCAAACATTAATACAATGTATCCTGACTGTCAGTCACTGGGTTTTTCATAAATAGCAAAGAAAATGGTGCTATTACGGCTGTCCTTGATCAACCTTCACTTCAGAACACAGCAAAGCACAATGGTAATTCATGTTTCAAACAACATTAAACACaataagaaacagaaagaagaaaataaacataaagatTATGCTGCAGCTCCCAATGTGCTTTGAAGACTACCATAGTTTAGACTGATATATATAACTGCTAGTTAAGGGATGAAGTTAAAGCAATGCTGGCTGTATTCTCTTTTTCTAAATAACACGGGAGATGGCAACATCATGGTAAGCAAACCTCAAATCTCACTAAGAATTTAGGTGCTGGCTCAaacctttaaaacaaaagagaCTTTGTTGTGGCTGATTTGAGCCTATAAAGAGACTGGGACACATGCAAGTTTGTGCATAAAGCTTTGAGGGTAAATCACAGTGTGTTAAACTTCAGACATGGCATAATGATGCTATATGTTTATACTGTAGAACTAATCCGCCAGATGAAGGTAAAATGGCAGAAACTGTGTTGAACACGATAAAAGCCACATTACTTTTCTGTTGATGTCTCAAAGAATCatgctaaaatattttttgcccaATTTGCTCAAATTTTAATACAACAAATCAAGTTTTTAATCACCTATGCAAAGCATAAATGGCATGATTACACAGTAATGTTTATAGCTGATTTATAACCCAGCAGTTCCGCCTTCCCAATAATTTGTGCACAGTAAACACTGGAGCCCGTGCCGCACTGACATTAGCTCGACATGTGGGCAGCTGAAACAAGCATTAACACAGTCTGTGGTTAAAGCgggtacaacaacaacaacaaaaaagaaagacacaacGTCGTGCTTACCACGTAGGTCGAACCGTTTTCTCCCGAACGAACCTCTGTGTCGGGTATGGAAAAATGCATCTTAGCTCGAAACACAAGCAGCTCCCAGATGATAAGTCCTTTAACGCCACCACAGTCTGCGATGGAGAGGAAGACACCACAGTTTCCCCACAAAGTCCACTGCAGTGACTAACGTCGGTGActacggaggaggaggaggacgaagaggaggaggaggcgtcTCTCTCTCGGTTCAGCCACTGGTTTGAGAGTCCGGGGGGATACTGTTGCCGGACTACGGGGCGACTGCTTACGACTTTATTATGTGGACAACAACTCGCGTACCAAGTCGCACTAACGTTAAACTTCTCCCACGTCAGTGTTAAACTTTTCCCTCTGCCGTTCGAGTAGCAGCCATGTTGCAAGTGTAATTACACCTTCACTGTTAGCATTACAATATCCTATTAACTCACTTTAGGCAAGTTGtaagaaaacctttaaaatcacctatttgttaaaaaacaaaaaacccaaaactcaGTTTCAAGCTGTGCAGTGAATTCAGTTCATTAGCGTAACCAGATGAAGTTGCTGGATAAAAGGTGCAGTTGGTTCTTGCAAGCCCAAGAGCGCCGCACAGCCCGTATGGTAAACCTTTCGAAATATATGAGCGGACAGTTTTACTTGAACGTTTCCTGCTTTCCCGACGTCCTACCTTTGCGGAAAAAAGTTTAAACAGCGACAAGGTATATAGATAGAGCAAATGTGGCAAATATCGCGTAAGAAACCAGAGGCTACCCCACCGtccagccactctgtgttcAGCGTACGTATTGGCAGATCAAGGTTTTGGGTCAAACCATCTTATCGTCGGCACACGGGTGTATACTGCAGTTTATGcaattaaaataacacaaattcaCCCCCAAGACATACAGTTATTTTACTTTATGGCACAATATTTTGTAAACATAACACAAAGGGTATTTTTTGTATTAGAATTAGTTTTACGTTATTTGATCCAATCCGTTAGTTGGTCCAATCCGAACTGACAGTGAACGCGCAGTCAAAATTCAttagtcaaaaatgtttttttccgcTAGTTTTACAACACACACAGTTAAacgttatatttaaaaaaaatattcgaAGACGTGAAAAACtacttcaaatgttttgaatattaaaaatattttgtattttgtaatatTTCTTATTTGACCTTTTTTCTACAGCTAGAAATGCTTACGGCATAATTTTATACTAttgtttgtgattgtgtgtaacAGAGAGCGTACAGAAGCAGGTAATGTTAGTTAAAATCCCATAAAATCCTGCAAACGTCATAAAATGCTGGACCCGCTTCCTGTCACGTGCCCTGCTGCGGTCTGATCATGTGACTCCAGTTGCTAAAAATGAAAGCTTTATGTAGCTGTATGAGATTTGTGGCGCTTGTTTTGATccttaatttatttttccaagCAAGTTATCAGCTGACCGAGCTGCAGGTAAGGCTGGGCTTTCTAAATGCAATAACTGTAGTCTTTACTTCAACAACTCTGTGGCGCATATATATTACTAATAATACAACAGGTTCTGGTGTAGCTGTATGTGCCAGAAAGGAAATGGCCAGCAAGATTGTTGTTTACAGGTGTCCCCCCCCTCTCTTTGTTATGACGTGTAACCACAGGTATGTAACCTGTGTGGCGGGACCATCCTAAACAGCTCCGAGGTCGGTCACTTTTGCTTCTTATCCGCTGGACGGATAGACGGGCGTTGCTGTTTGAGAAATGACACCACAAACGACCCTGAACACATCATCGGGTAGGATTTGCTGCTTTCAGGGTCCGTCGGAAACAGAATTTACACCCAAGCTAAGATTTGTTAAGCTATTTTGTgaataactgttaaaaaaaaaagaaaatgtaaatgtcttTTTCCTTCTAGTGACTTCCAATGCTGACTGTGTATTAACTTGTGGGAAAGGTTTCGTCTTCATAATCTCACTAACagacaggaggctgagctggaggtggcagaatTGGCAGTGCTAGCATTTTCATTAGGAAGTACAGCTCAATTTGGGTTTTTTGGAGACACAGTTAGAGAGGCaaagctgagatggtttggatagtgggatatattggacaaagggtGTTGAATGTGGATCTGGCAGGCAGaataaaaagaggaagaccacagaaatGATTCATGGATATAATGAAGAAGCACATGCACAGTTGGTAGAGAaggatgctagggatagggtgagatggaggcagatgatcaaATTTGGTAGTGACCCCTAAAGAGTGCAGCTGAAAGAGGAAGTTCTTCATTATCTGaactttatttgtgttttttgtttgtcaggtTGGATCTGTCCAACTGTTCACTAACTTGTGTGCAGGATCTTCAGGGAGCATCAACAGCTTTCATGATGTAAGAACAGTAAATACAGTTTCACAtctttttttgcacaaataatCCTCTCGTCTGCACGCAAAACAACAGAAGCTCCTGCTTACACATGCTTTTTCTTTGATTGTAAGgttatttttaattcaaaagGAAATAACTGCTCTTATCGCTACTCCACAGTTTACATTTCATATGAAAAATTGTAGTAAAAGCCTGTATTGGTGTACCGAGAAAGACAAATGACACATGTGCAGGCGATTCCTCAGAATGATCTTCATGTTCATAAAAGCATTCTTGAGCAGCAGGAGTTTAGGAAAGTTTCTATTTCTGGCCATGCATAACAACTTTTATCTCCCCTTCTGGCAAGCACTAAAATGATTTAacttcacaaaaaataaatatagctGAAGCAAATAAGGAAGACACAGGGCGGCTGTGGTTGAGCAGTTTCTCTACCAAATGGTTCACATAttgaagtatccttgggcaagatgtaTCAAAGTTAAACAAAGTGTTTTAGGCATAGATACAAGTGCAGTGTGACTGGATGACTGATAGTTGTACTAGAAAGTGCTAGTGTTTTTATCTATGTGGTCGCTCTTTTAAATGCATcctataaatgtttatattaCAGAGACCTCTCGTTCAATCCCCTTGTCAACATCAGTGATACAGCTTTTCAAGGATTTAATAAGTTAAACTACATGTAAGTATTTTACCCAAATTATGACAGATTCTCCTCAGTATTagattgagatttttttttctaacttaaTTTCTCTGTAGGATTTTACCACAAAATATAGATTGTCCGGGAAGCAACACATCTTGGGAAAAGGTTAAAATCAAAGAGGGAAATCGCCATTGTGAAGGCCAAAGGAATATATGCAACGAGACTGGACAACTGTGTAAGTTCCTAACTTTTGCTGTGACACATGCCATCTAAAACTACAGTTAAATATGTTACACGTGACATCTATTCATACTTGTTGGTAATCCACAGCAATGAACTGTCCAGAGAACTCCCTCTGTGCCCCCTTCGGCCCAGGCTTCTTTGAGTGCAGCTGCGCTGAAAACTTCCGTGGATACAAGTGTCTTCGAGAGGTTGGTTCTGCAAGCAGCTTTATGCAAATCACCTTTTGATGCTAAGCTTTTCGATTATTTAAAGTTGTGCATTTGTTAAAACTGTCCATAGGGGGAGTTCCCAGCTCTGCAAGTCTTTGGGCCTCTTGCAGCTTCTACGGTTGTGATCTCGGTTCTTCTGTGGGCCACCCAGAGACGTAAAGCCAAATCACTCTAAAGCTGAACCTTAGTCAGCTGGTTTTAATCTCAAACTGACTGTTCTTAAAGGGAAGATACTGATAGGGGAAAATGCTGACAAAGTCTGAGGGGACTTTTACAGggcttcttttaaatgtgtttttattcattttacacCTTTTTGAGGtctgttgtattttttgtttcaagGAAATTTACACGTTTGACCTCAAAGATGTTTCAGTgcaattttaaagaaaagatttgctccgcatttcaaatatttttgtcaAAAATGACCACTATTAGCACATCaattatatttgtaaatgtatttgACTGACACCATGTGATAGAAGGGAAAACACTGTGTTTTACAAAATCCTTCAGAAACTATGTGCACTTACACAAATACTGTCTTCAGTCCTAAAACCTGTCTGGGCAGACGTGCTGAATTTCCACTTTACTGACAGCAAAGACTAAGTTTGTTTTAAGGGTGCAAGCTTATTTGACatctttaaaaattattttaatagtCCAATAGgttaaattccttttttttttttctatgtagTTGAGCGACACAAAATCCTTTCTTTTGCAACAAACCTCTTTTTGAagtgtgatgtttttatttacatctttaatttcaatttcagacaaaacacaaaatgtggAAGATACTTGTCTGTTACAGCCACATTTTGTTTATAGGCCACATGTGCTAAATGTCTTGAGATTCAAGGGTAACCTCCTTTGATACTCTTCTCCAGTGAGATTCAGGGTTCTACTGAAGATTTTAAAACAGGATATCTGTTTCTATGCTTCGAGTATCATGTTTACATTATGCATATACAGGATTTAATTGTACATTAACTGATTTTCTAGCTGTTAAAATGTTGTGTTCTCCCATTGGGAAAATTCAGTGTTGAAGGGCAGCTCTAGTTGCTCTATGTTCAATACATTGCTTCTGGCTAAATAAGTTGTCTGAATGTTAATGCACTGACTAAATATTGCAACTAATAAATAATTCTTGTAAGGAGAGAGTGCATCTACAGCATGCAGAATATTTCTCCTGGTTTTAACTGAACTTGGTGACGATATATGAGCAGTGAGAACATAAACTCCTAGCTGCTTTACCAAAAACTGTAGTACCTGGTTAATGTCTtacttttcttttgtcattaaaCCTAACTTTATGGGAGCCATAACATTTATCTGATGCTTCAACTCCAACTGTAATTAGGAAAAATTTCTGTCTTGTTTCAAATTGCATGCCATGGTTAATAACTAGTGTTGTGACGCTCAGTGGGATTGTATTGACAATTAATTGTTCTGTTTCTAATAAACAGTGGGTCTTATAACATCTAgcactactttttttttaaataaacagaacagcCTTGTCACATTAGGCCAGGAAATATATTTCCATTCATCCAATACtaccataaaaacacacatggaCTCAATTTAAAAAGCATATGTCACTTCAGATATATATTTATTGCATGCTAAAAGCAcaatttgttgtgtgtgtacaaGCTCTGGTGCACACAAACTGAGTTGTTCACTGGTCCACGTTTTTGACTCGCAGCACCACGGGGACAGAGGTACACGGGATCATCCCGAGCTCTGTGATGACTAGATCTACGAAATCAGGCGGCGTCACGTCGTAGACCAGGTTAAGAAGGCCGAGAGAGGACTCGTTCTCCCATCCCTCCAGCGGAGTCGTTCCTTTACGGGTTACAATGAGGTCGTCGGGGTCATCTGGAAAGCAAAGATGAGGATAAACTGGTGTATGGAAATAAAGTTGAGCAAAAGGACAAATTGAGCTGAAAGGCTCGCAGACATTTATGTAGCAACTGAACACTTTCCATACCGAGTTCATTAGATACAAAGGAGTCTGTCTGCACCCTGTCGCAGAACTTGTAGGTCTCACAACACACCAGCACAGGCACATTAAAAGCTTTGGCCACCAGAGCTATCTGTGATGTCCCCACTCGAGACATGACGTAACCATTAGCCAGCAGAGCATGAGCACCAAGGAAAACCTTTGACACCTAGAAGAGAATAAAGAAACTCATTGTGCTTAGAACCAAATATTTTGGGGTTTACTCTAGTGTAGCTCCATGATTACCTCTGGAAGGATGTAAGAGACAGCAGAGATAAGAACATAGGTGCAGCTGATGCCTTTCTGAACCAGGCGCCTCAGGGCCTCCTTGCCCTCTAGCCGAGGCCTGCTGTCCACAACAATAACACGGAATTTTCTGTTCTTCTCAAAGGCCTTGCAAAGGATGTGGTTGACCAGTGACGAGCTGTCAGGGAGGAGAGAGGAACATTTAATGTCAGGACAAAAATGCGGAAGGAAGGTTGCATCTAACCAAAACAGGGAAGAGAAAGCGTTAAGAATAAACAATTAAGCAATGCTCGCTAATAAAGAACAGATTTAACAGCTGAAACCAAGTACATGCACGCAGCTTTTAGAGACTTACCATCCATAAACTAGGATCACATCTCCATCActgatcttttgtttttctatggCGCACTTGGCAATAGCTACACCAGCAAGAATAATCTTCTCATTAATGTAGGACTCGATACAGTTGAGCAGTTTGTTCTTTGcctaaaaacaaaaggaagtgcATGAGTTCTCAAGTATTGGAAACTTAAAATGAACCACACAGTGTGATAAAAG comes from the Astatotilapia calliptera chromosome 15, fAstCal1.2, whole genome shotgun sequence genome and includes:
- the atraid gene encoding all-trans retinoic acid-induced differentiation factor codes for the protein MKALCSCMRFVALVLILNLFFQASYQLTELQVCNLCGGTILNSSEVGHFCFLSAGRIDGRCCLRNDTTNDPEHIIGLDLSNCSLTCVQDLQGASTAFMIDLSFNPLVNISDTAFQGFNKLNYMILPQNIDCPGSNTSWEKVKIKEGNRHCEGQRNICNETGQLSMNCPENSLCAPFGPGFFECSCAENFRGYKCLREGEFPALQVFGPLAASTVVISVLLWATQRRKAKSL